AAAATTCATTGCTCTTATGAACTCACCCAAGGCAATATATCTGTGTGGAGCACCCCTTGGTGCTCTTCATGGTCAGAAGTGTACAATCATTTGATTATTCAACATCCCAGTTTGTTTATCCTGCCATGGTGAAAGATTCATGGCTTCATAATCAGAAAAATTGCAACCATGCTCCCATTAATCCGCTGTTTGCTCAGCCTACTACTTCTACAATTTTGAACACTCCAATAATTCGGGATGACAGAGTCAGATATCCTCTGTTGGGACTTAACTCCTACAGGCAAATGCAGTACCCAGCTTTCAGGACCTTCAGATCACTCCCAAGTCCCAACAACTAGCCCACACCTCCTCCTATGCTGGTTTCTAACATTTTAAAGCAGGTCTGAGAACTCAAAGACTTTGGACCCTAGAATCCAAACATTTGCATGGAGACTGCTCTTCCTATTGGTATGCGAGCAGGTAATTACTCAATTCATATTGCTAAAAGTTGTTGCAGGtgtgatcttcctgaagatgagCTACAGAGGTTTATTAGACGTAGCTTGCTATTACTGCAGCAAACATTCGGGATATGGGCGTGAGGAGGCGAAGACTAGTAGCTATCGCCCGCGGTTGATCGTGAGAGGCCAATGCACTGTCTACTTGCCTAGGCCGCCATTGGGGACAACTGAGACCGTGACACCACCGACGTCAATAGTGTGGAGAAACAGTATGGTTGCAGCAACCGAATTGGACCATTTGATTCCAGAATGGACGGCTAGTCTGAGAGCAGCAACTGCTGGGCGGATATCCCTCCCATTGCTGGTAACATATGTTCAGAGCTGCCGCATTTCATTTTCAGTTTTCTCTGCCTAGGTGTGCAGAACATGGAACAAACATCCGGATCGATGGCGCCCAGCCAAAAACTGCAATATCTGTAAATGAACACGCCATGTTTCGCTATTCCAAACATAAAGATCTTAACAGGGAGATAAAATAAAAGGATCACACCATAACAGAACAAGTTAATGCACCAAAGCCGAAAAGAAACGCTAAGCTAGCACTGGCCAGTCGAAGAGCTGAATAAATTCAGCATGAACCAAAACTGTAATAGGAAACCAAGCCCCACAACCAACTGGGCGGTATAAAGTTCATAGGCTGTATACTGCGGACTATACACGGAAAGAACTCAGATATGATGCGCACAAAGACACGAAGATGGAAACACTCTTGCCACATATATGCTTAAGCGTTGCATTTCTGAATAGTCAAGTCATGGCATATGAACCGTCAAACCAAGTCTTCTCACCTTTGCTAGAAATTGAATCCTGTACAGAAATGAAAAGATAATGTAAGAGTTTGTTGTATCTGCAGAAGTAAAAAAACGCCCAGTTACTTGACTATGAAAATTAAGATACCAGAACAGAGTTCAGAAAGTATGGAGATTCACTTTACCAGGTGCAACTTATCTTAATATGGATTTGGGGACAAACTTTGATTATATTTGATACGGCCATTTCTTAGCTGATAATCTAACAGTAAAACATCTGGTTAAACTGCTCCCCAATTGGAATGCGGAAAATGTCATTAGCAATTTCGTGGCAAGGGGATTGTGAAATAAGAAATTACGGCATACACTACTAGTCCTAGACATGCTTATGAACAGACTTTTGTTTCTCAAGAAAATCTTATGTGGACTATTAAGACTTCCTAGGAACAAAGTGATGAATCACAAGCAAATCGGGCGCTGAATAATTTAGCCCATAAGTGCAACAACTGCTTATATTTATcgaggcaataaaaattgctatTCACTAGTACCTACTATTCAAAAACACAACGAGTCAAATATTGTTTTACCGCAAACATTTGAGTTACAATTCAGAGCTAAGCAACACGTGAAGATACTTCACTACCCTGAACCAATCAATTCAGACATTTGTGCCAGTGCCCACAAGACCAGAACTAATCAACAAGACCACATGTTCTGTTACACTTATTGTTTCTGCCGTGACACGGTTAGATGAAATATCCTTTGCCAACAAAATGGATTATATTGGTTTTCCCTTTTGTGAGTCACCAGATGCGGTCCAGATTTTGCATTGCCTCAAACAATTTGGCACCCTACAAacggttcctacatattccatgATTTTCTTATTCACTGCTTGCTCTATTAGTTTCTTTCTGACATATGGAAGCTAATTTCACAATACGGAGTATATGCAAAGTGCCATTAGTTAGCTTACGTATGTTAAATGCACACAGGAACCTCAAAATTTTGAGAATCCTCTTGTCGACCACATTACACTTGACTTCAACTATGTTAAGGTGCTCTGATATTGCAGACGGTCTCTCCATGCAACAGTAGCTTCCTTCCATTTCCACTTCATGATTTGGTCCCTAAGACAAGCATAAACATTCAACAAATATGGATAACTGATAATAACTTTAACAGCGCAGCAATTGTCCATTTATAAGTTTAATACCTCAGAAAATAGTTGAAGAGTGAGCTTCTCTAGAACTGGCGAATTTTTCAGAATGCATGCCAGTGGATCCAAGTCAGGAGCCTCACACCAATACTCATTGAGTACTAATGTCTTTAACTTACTAAATGCAGGGCAGTGTTCCAGATCTCTTGTGAAAACGAACTGGGTAGAAAATACAAAAGGTAAACAAATTAAGTAATCCTAACGGAGAATGTGAGATCATGATCTAAGAACCCTCAATTGGAGGTGATACATAACTTACTAAATACGTAGATAGTGCGACACAAAAAAAGGGTTAACTATGAAAGAGTTACAAGACAAGTGACATAGCTTTCCTATTTCAGACATCAACTTGAGGTGTTTAGCACTTGAGATACCACCCAGAAGCACACAATTGCTGCTGCAGTCATCACTAATAGGAACACAATTCTTACATGTATAATCATTAGCTCCACAGAAAACACCAGAGTCATAATTCAAACAGACATCTTTGCATCCATTGCCAAGATTCACACAGGCAGCTTCTAGCAAACCCATGTCTTCAAGAGAAGGGGTCATACCAATAAAGTCTTCTAGTTTTAGAGACACGAGGCCGGGAGCAGAAATACGGACCCGGCAATCTGAGTCAGAGCGGCAAAAAGTGATGCTCAAATGCTTTAGGGAACGGGATGATATCCTatcagcattgatttcacaatcATTCATCTTCAGATCCTTCAATGCTGGACAGCTAGCAAAATCAAGCAAGGACTTTCGTAGGGCTACACTTTGAAGGTCCAATGTTCCCAGATGCCGAG
The sequence above is a segment of the Aegilops tauschii subsp. strangulata cultivar AL8/78 chromosome 6, Aet v6.0, whole genome shotgun sequence genome. Coding sequences within it:
- the LOC109758176 gene encoding F-box/LRR-repeat protein 25 isoform X2, translating into MPPRGIPRKSAPPVTITDQISALPDQMLHHVLSFLPVQAAVRTCVLARRWRHLWKSTTGLRIVGLDEDKYVKVQDIRKFMNHLLVLHERTHLGTVEIKFDHYDDDGDVRYVNLWTRFAMMCKVRALTLHILDDGYLALDDLPLVSRHLGTLDLQSVALRKSLLDFASCPALKDLKMNDCEINADRISSRSLKHLSITFCRSDSDCRFVFTRDLEHCPAFSKLKTLVLNEYWCEAPDLDPLACILKNSPVLEKLTLQLFSEGPNHEVEMEGSYCCMERPSAISEHLNIVEVKCNVVDKRILKILRFLCAFNIRFNF
- the LOC109758176 gene encoding F-box/LRR-repeat protein 25 isoform X1; this translates as MPPRGIPRKSAPPVTITDQISALPDQMLHHVLSFLPVQAAVRTCVLARRWRHLWKSTTGLRIVGLDEDKYVKVQDIRKFMNHLLVLHERTHLGTVEIKFDHYDDDGDVRYVNLWTRFAMMCKVRALTLHILDDGYLALDDLPLVSRHLGTLDLQSVALRKSLLDFASCPALKDLKMNDCEINADRISSRSLKHLSITFCRSDSDCRVRISAPGLVSLKLEDFIGMTPSLEDMGLLEAACVNLGNGCKDVCLNYDSGVFCGANDYTCKNCVPISDDCSSNCVLLGGISSAKHLKLMSEIGKLCHLSCNSFIVNPFFVSHYLRI